A genomic segment from Phragmites australis chromosome 6, lpPhrAust1.1, whole genome shotgun sequence encodes:
- the LOC133922951 gene encoding uncharacterized protein LOC133922951, which produces MEQIDSVMASPSSPLSSDGDDARFTMSSPCTESSSQQESHSVNDSEPIQIDDDDNENVAEDVNFGTKRKLTSVVWKEFKKVKVLGEIKAQCLHCHKQLGGKSRNGTKHLHDHLKICTLRRIKLKGENKTLA; this is translated from the exons ATGGAGCAGATCGACTCCGTCATGGCTTCGCCCTCCTCGCCGTTGAGCTCCGACGGTGACGACGCAAG ATTCACCATGTCAAGTCCATGTACTGAGAGTAGCAGCCAACAAGAATCACATTCTGTTAATGACTCAGAGCCAATacaaattgatgatgatgataatgagaATGTGGCTGAAGATGTGAACTTTGGCACAAAGAGAAAGCTTACTTCTGTTGTTTGGAAGGAGTTCAAGAAGGTGAAAGTCTTGGGTGAAATTAAAGCTCAATGCCTTCATTGCCACAAGCAGCTTGGAGGAAAAAGCAGGAATGGAACGAAGCATCTTCATGATCATTTGAAGATatgtacattgagaagaatcaAACTGAAGGGAGAGAACAAGACACTAGCATAA
- the LOC133920453 gene encoding LIM domain-containing protein PLIM2b-like, with the protein MSFTGTQDKCKTCDKTVHFIDLLTADGVSYHKICFKCSHCKGNLSISNYSSMDGVLYCKTHFEQLFKETGTFSKKFQGGASNKNDQAKAPSKLSSAFCGTQDKCTACQKTVYPLEKLTLEGESYHKSCFKCSHGGCILTTSSYAALNGILYCKIHFSQLFKEKGSYNHLIQTAQTKKSESVEAAPEPPVDVGASEQEVPPQVA; encoded by the exons ATGTCTTTCACCGGCACGCAGGACAAGTGCAAAACCTGCGACAAGACCGTCCATTTCATCGACCTCCTCACCGCCGACGGCGTCTCGTACCACAAGATCTGCTTCAAGTGCAGCCACTGCAAGGGCAACCTCTCG ATTAGCAACTACTCGTCCATGGATGGTGTCCTGTACTGCAAGACCCACTTCGAGCAGCTCTTCAAGGAGACAGGGACCTTCTCGAAGAAATTTCAAG GTGGCGCATCGAACAAAAATGACCAG GCAAAAGCTCCGAGCAAGCTATCATCTGCATTTTGTGGAACTCAAGATAAATGCACAGCCTGCCAAAAAACTGTGTACCCATTAGAGAAG CTAACGTTAGAAGGCGAGTCGTACCATAAGAGCTGCTTCAAGTGCTCGCATGGGGGCTGCATCCTGACGACGTCCTCCTACGCCGCGTTGAACGGGATCCTCTACTGCAAGATCCATTTCTCGCAGCTGTTCAAGGAGAAGGGCAGCTACAACCACCTCATCCAGACGGCGCAGACGAAGAAGAGCGAGTCCGTGGAGGCTGCGCCGGAGCCACCGGTGGATGTGGGGGCATCAGAGCAGGAAGTGCCCCCGCAAGTGGCGTAG